The Glycine soja cultivar W05 chromosome 4, ASM419377v2, whole genome shotgun sequence genomic sequence tttactttatcgTGAGAACAATTAGTGAAATGTACATATAAAGAATACAAGAAtgagaatattaatttttagttatataacaataaatatttatctcctGCATCTCATTGAAAAGTGGGGGgaaacttaaataaaataaccagATATTTAATTTAGGCCTTATCAGAATGAGAACATACGAAAAGTTCTTATTATATGATTTTGCTAGTTGAGAAGGGAACCAAGTTGTTGATGCTTTTGCTAGTTTTGGCTATCCTTTTAGATGGGCAGTTAAGAATTTTTTAGGTTGTTTCTCATTTTGTTGTGAATATTGTCAAAGCTGatgtaatttcttaattttagctATTTTTTTAGATGGACAGTTAAGAATTTTTGTGGTTATGCTGCTTTTCCTCGCGACTAATAGTTTTTAGATCCGGGGATTTTTCCCCTTGATTccacctataaaaaaaaaggcaacaTTAACCCAAACTTCAAAGCATTtacttgcaattttattttctcttcacattttctattttcacttttaatgcattatttttattttgtttcctgttttcaaagatttgaaaaaaaagacaaaataaatataaatagtttcagtacaaattgaaaatagaaaagacaaaaatatattttagccaaTAATAATGCCGCCGTATATATCCAAAATTAAACCCTCACCCCCAACGCTCTCAATAAACTGGCGCATATATACTAACGGCCAACGGACACTAAATTTGATGCCATTTAAAAGCTTATGGTTTATTTTAGTTGTATTGAGTAATAGAAAAATCAGTAGAATCACCAGCAACAAGCTTTAATTTGATTAATGCAGAAGTCCACTTCAAAACAAACCTCACTCAAGCAAATAGAGAATATCTCAAGGGACCACACAGATCCATGTAGACCGGTAAAACTATTTTAACAAATTGTCATCATGTCTCTCTTACTACTCGCATCTAAATAGAACAGTTTCTGTACTATGACCACAACTCTAGCTTACAAGTTTATGATAATAATACAAAAGATTATCCTTGCTAATCAAGATAGAATCCAAACACCACATAATTAACCTTCATAATCTCCCTGAGCAAATTTGTTCTCTGGATAGAAAACAGCTACTACTTGATTTCCATCAAATTTTCGGCCATTTAATCCGGCACGGGCTTTTGTAGCACCGTCAATATCAACGTACTCCAAAAACACCTGTGCAAATAAAAGTTACTTGCAGTTTATAGCATGTATATACCAAAAGAAAAGCACCTTGATAAGCAATTATGCATAATGggtgagtttgtttaaacttaaacaAATCAACTTTAAAATAAGCGTTTTTTATAAGAGCTTTTATTTAAGAAACAGATAGGACTTCTTAAAATAAgcagaaaattgtttttttttttaacaaaagcagtttagacaaacacacagaaaaatataaagtaacttattttattaaaataaatgcttatttcaataaataagtttaaacaaattcgGGTCGATATTCATTTTCCAACAGTAATTTCTGACAAATCCTCAGTCCCTCACATTAACTATTATTTCGATTCCACAGCTACATCAACCCAGCATtaagaaaggggaaaaaaagacaaacaaattATGTGCTCTTAATTTCTATAATTGACAGTAGGAGACTGAATTTCCAGAATAGTTCAACAACACACCTTTCCAACTCCAGCGGCAGGTTCACCATCAGACGGTGGTCGTGGGATCACCACATTCACCAAAGTACCTGCAtaaagtgaaaacaaaacagtgaaatatgcaaataaattttcataGACATGCAATGAACAAGCATGCGAGGACAAAGGTTATAGAGGCTTCAGTCTGTAAATTAGGCCTGATTCTCTATGAGAATGTGGGACTACAAATTGGCTGTAAAACAAATAACACAGAAAATTAATATTAGTTCACACTTCACAGTGAGACAAGCAAACTAAATCAGAAATTACCAAATTTGGAGCACTCCTGTCTCATATCATCAAGAATCTCTTCATAGTCTTCATCATCTTTGAGCTCATCAGAAGAAACTGCATGAGTTAAACACACCACCTTTGTTGCCACTAAGGCTGGCTGCAACATAAGTTTCTAAGAAATCAAAGGTATAAAGCAGTTAGAATTTTAAACACATGTGCAAATGATCCAGGTAACAAATACAATTTAACGGACAATCCCATCAAACCTGCAGTGCAATCTGCTGTTGTGCGTGCATTAAAATGCTCTCTTGCTCGGGTTTAGGCTGCTGTGGGTTTGCACCTTGATTAGCTCGTCTAACTGTAAGAGTCTTATCTCCCATCTTTATTCCATTTAGAGCAGCACATGCAATATCTGTAACTGCAAGATCCTGGTAAACACAAAACGCATAACCCTTTGAGTTTCCCGTTTCTCTATCTTTCACTAGATCAAAACCCCGTAGAGGCCCAAAAGTCTCTAAAAGCTCTCTGATCTGTGTTTCAGTAAAGTAATAAGGAAGTCCACCAACAAAAACCCGATCAGGACCATCAAGTCCCCCAGCCGACCCAGGTGTTAAGCCAACAGCACCCAGATTAAGGTTTGGGTTAGGTTGGCTTGGGCCTAGGGTAGCAGCTAAGGAAGGATTATAATCAGTAGGTCTCCTGACCTTAACAGGTGCCCCctgaattgaaaaagaaatttgGATTAGCACCAATGGATATACTTGCATTCTtgcataacaaaatgaaaaaaatgataccAAGCTTTGGATTACAGTCAAAAAGATACCTCGAAAATAATCCCATCCAGAGCCATCGCATTGCTAGCTTCCTCAACAGACCTCATCTCCACAAAGGCAAACTTCTTGTCATGATTAATGTAAACATTGACCACAGCATCACCTGCAcacaaattaaatcaattaggCACATTACAATGTCAAGAAACTGGTGGCACACAATTCGTTGAAGTTTATTATGTACCTGGGCCAGCAGTGTTTCCCCCAATCTTAGCCATAACTTGACTGAAGAAAGTTGCAACAGACTGCAGTATAACAAGATcagaaaaagattaaaaaaaaagccaaaTTGTCACAAACAATGCTATCTCAAGTAGGATCAATATCTGAAAAATGGAATGTTAAATTTAGAAATCCGAGTAAATATTGATTCCTAATTTTTTTGATGTTGGAAAGACTTGGAAGACAAAATTtgcattaaaatagaaaatgcaTACATATAGTGGGACTGAGACACATTAGCATCATTTCCTCAACTCAAATATTACAAGAATCAGAAGAGTATGTCAAGAGTGTGGTAAGATACTCTAACAAGCTTTGATCAAATGACTAAAATTAATTAGCAAAAAAGATATTTAGCAGATAGCCAAACCAACTTCACTATTCCCGGTTAGAAATTCCAATATTCTATATTACCTGCTCATTAGCTGTAGGAGGGAGGCCTCCAACATACACCCGCCTAGCATGTCGTGTAGCCTGTAAATTCAGTACATCAAATACAGGCCATAATCAGGGAAAGCCATGCTAAAAGGGAAAGAAGGTAAGTCACTAAATCTCATCTCACTGAGAAGCATTTTTACCTGTTGAGTCATAGCCTGCACTGGCATGACAGGGAGAGCACTAAATTGCTGCatcttaaaaaggaaaaaaacaagaataaagtgaaattaataAGAACTTGACACTAAATAACCATAGCtgggaaaaaagaaacaaaaaatacctGACTTGTAGCCAACGGAAACATATTTGGAAACATTCCAGGAATTGTAGGATTTGCCCCAGTGATCTGACctgcaaacaaaagaaaattgcaTCTCAGAACAATCAGAACAAACTCACTACTTCCACTTTTTGCAATCCTAGtacataagaatcaaatggaTCCTTTTGCTCCAAAAGGCACGAGCTTAAGCATAATTAAACCTTGTTGCGTATATTGTATCAATAAGATTAAAGGAGCATTGTAAACAAGCTTTAGAGATAATATTTGTGTCTACCAAAGTAGGTAATAGTTTCCAGTTGAAGACGAACAAGACCCACCAAAAACAGGTGCATTGATTCCTCCGTGGACATAAAAGCTACAGATGTCGGCTCACGCCCATTGTCAGCACAGTGGGGCTAGTAGCCCAACATTGCCTTCTTAGAACATATGACAAGACatagaaacaaaacaaacaaacaccaaACACAAGACAAAAAACCAAAGCACCTTTTAGTTCCAGAATTATATCACTAagtaaaaagaaagacaaaattaCACACCATGGGAAACCAATCCTCAAAGGCTATATATTCATATAATAACTGAACAAAGCTTACCAAGTTAACACCATGCAATTTGATATGAATTTTCCATACTAGGacaaacaaagagaaaaaggcAGTTAAGATTAAAAATTGCATAATATATACATGAGTAAATGTACCTGCAACAGCAGAAGCACCAGTCAACATAGCAGAGGCAGGGGGAGCCATATCAAAACCACTAGTCCTTTTGCTgcaagtaaattaaattagttaaagTAAAACACACCCACATCTAACAAAATTCTTAAAACGAGATGCTTTGAAATGATCAAGGAACAGAAAGGGGTGCCCTTCCACctataatatttgaaataatgaTAGAGGTCCCCATCATTTAGCCATATTAAGGTATTCTAATTGAATTATTtcctcaaatttaaattatcaagGACGTACCTGAACTGAAATAAAATGGATTTTAGTTATCTATTTAAACTATTTCATTCTTCCACATgctttcacaaaattatactaGTTCTGTTCCACTTGCACATCCaccaaatattatataaaacaaaacagAATTCCCAAATGGCAGCCACATGCATGATATGTTAAGCAGACATCTATATACTGTATGTTAAGGATCTTTCCAAGAATTCACCTCTTTGAACGAGAACGCGAACGTGACCTTGATCTATGCTCAGATCGACCCCCTGACCGGGATTGAGATCGAGACCGAGACCTGCGCCTATGCTTATCCTCTCTATCATAATCCCTTCTTCTGTACTATCAAATAATGTCAGGTAACAATTGAAAATAGAATACAAATATGAATGAAAAacaattgattgaaaataaaaatgccaCTAAAGTTTTGGAAATACAAGTGTAAATTCAGATGCAAGACAATAATACATTGCATGCAATAAGAATATCTACTGAAAAACTGATGCCGATGAAAACCCTCAAGCTCCAACTCAGATACAAGGTAGTAAGATCCCAAACAAATTTTTACCTGTCAAAGTCACGACTTCTGTGATAATCATCGTCATCTCTATCCCTTGTCCTTTCCCTTCTCTCACCACGATCCCTGTGTCGATCTCTATGATGGCGGTCCCTGTCACGGTCCCTTTCCTTCTCACCATCACGATCCCGGTCCCTCTCCCTGTCTTTGCTCTTATCCCTATCTCTGTCCTTGTCCCTGCTTCTCTCCGAATCCCTATCCCTACTTTTCTCCCTTTCCCTGTCCCTccccttttccctttttctctcCCTGTCTCTCCCTTTCTCCCGCTCCTTATCTCTGCTTCTGGAAGAATCTCTGTCATAATCGCGAGATCCATGCT encodes the following:
- the LOC114410486 gene encoding splicing factor U2af large subunit B-like isoform X3; protein product: MSTEESMHLFLVGLVRLQLETITYFGQITGANPTIPGMFPNMFPLATSQMQQFSALPVMPVQAMTQQATRHARRVYVGGLPPTANEQSVATFFSQVMAKIGGNTAGPGDAVVNVYINHDKKFAFVEMRSVEEASNAMALDGIIFEGAPVKVRRPTDYNPSLAATLGPSQPNPNLNLGAVGLTPGSAGGLDGPDRVFVGGLPYYFTETQIRELLETFGPLRGFDLVKDRETGNSKGYAFCVYQDLAVTDIACAALNGIKMGDKTLTVRRANQGANPQQPKPEQESILMHAQQQIALQKLMLQPALVATKVVCLTHAVSSDELKDDEDYEEILDDMRQECSKFGTLVNVVIPRPPSDGEPAAGVGKVFLEYVDIDGATKARAGLNGRKFDGNQVVAVFYPENKFAQGDYEG
- the LOC114410486 gene encoding splicing factor U2af large subunit B-like isoform X4, with translation MSTEESMHLFLVGLVRLQLETITYFGQITGANPTIPGMFPNMFPLATSQQFSALPVMPVQAMTQQATRHARRVYVGGLPPTANEQSVATFFSQVMAKIGGNTAGPGDAVVNVYINHDKKFAFVEMRSVEEASNAMALDGIIFEGAPVKVRRPTDYNPSLAATLGPSQPNPNLNLGAVGLTPGSAGGLDGPDRVFVGGLPYYFTETQIRELLETFGPLRGFDLVKDRETGNSKGYAFCVYQDLAVTDIACAALNGIKMGDKTLTVRRANQGANPQQPKPEQESILMHAQQQIALQKLMLQPALVATKVVCLTHAVSSDELKDDEDYEEILDDMRQECSKFGTLVNVVIPRPPSDGEPAAGVGKVFLEYVDIDGATKARAGLNGRKFDGNQVVAVFYPENKFAQGDYEG
- the LOC114410486 gene encoding splicing factor U2af large subunit A-like isoform X2 — its product is MTDYEERYEGNGEEEELHNSHHQPHPDSSPLPTHDDLTDSKSRHGSRDYDRDSSRSRDKEREKGRDRERKREKGRDREREKSRDRDSERSRDKDRDRDKSKDRERDRDRDGEKERDRDRDRHHRDRHRDRGERRERTRDRDDDDYHRSRDFDRRRDYDREDKHRRRSRSRSQSRSGGRSEHRSRSRSRSRSKSKRTSGFDMAPPASAMLTGASAVAGQITGANPTIPGMFPNMFPLATSQQFSALPVMPVQAMTQQATRHARRVYVGGLPPTANEQSVATFFSQVMAKIGGNTAGPGDAVVNVYINHDKKFAFVEMRSVEEASNAMALDGIIFEGAPVKVRRPTDYNPSLAATLGPSQPNPNLNLGAVGLTPGSAGGLDGPDRVFVGGLPYYFTETQIRELLETFGPLRGFDLVKDRETGNSKGYAFCVYQDLAVTDIACAALNGIKMGDKTLTVRRANQGANPQQPKPEQESILMHAQQQIALQKLMLQPALVATKVVCLTHAVSSDELKDDEDYEEILDDMRQECSKFGTLVNVVIPRPPSDGEPAAGVGKVFLEYVDIDGATKARAGLNGRKFDGNQVVAVFYPENKFAQGDYEG
- the LOC114410486 gene encoding splicing factor U2af large subunit B-like isoform X6, with the protein product MFPNMFPLATSQQFSALPVMPVQAMTQQATRHARRVYVGGLPPTANEQSVATFFSQVMAKIGGNTAGPGDAVVNVYINHDKKFAFVEMRSVEEASNAMALDGIIFEGAPVKVRRPTDYNPSLAATLGPSQPNPNLNLGAVGLTPGSAGGLDGPDRVFVGGLPYYFTETQIRELLETFGPLRGFDLVKDRETGNSKGYAFCVYQDLAVTDIACAALNGIKMGDKTLTVRRANQGANPQQPKPEQESILMHAQQQIALQKLMLQPALVATKVVCLTHAVSSDELKDDEDYEEILDDMRQECSKFGTLVNVVIPRPPSDGEPAAGVGKVFLEYVDIDGATKARAGLNGRKFDGNQVVAVFYPENKFAQGDYEG
- the LOC114410486 gene encoding splicing factor U2af large subunit B-like isoform X5; its protein translation is MFPNMFPLATSQMQQFSALPVMPVQAMTQQATRHARRVYVGGLPPTANEQSVATFFSQVMAKIGGNTAGPGDAVVNVYINHDKKFAFVEMRSVEEASNAMALDGIIFEGAPVKVRRPTDYNPSLAATLGPSQPNPNLNLGAVGLTPGSAGGLDGPDRVFVGGLPYYFTETQIRELLETFGPLRGFDLVKDRETGNSKGYAFCVYQDLAVTDIACAALNGIKMGDKTLTVRRANQGANPQQPKPEQESILMHAQQQIALQKLMLQPALVATKVVCLTHAVSSDELKDDEDYEEILDDMRQECSKFGTLVNVVIPRPPSDGEPAAGVGKVFLEYVDIDGATKARAGLNGRKFDGNQVVAVFYPENKFAQGDYEG
- the LOC114410486 gene encoding splicing factor U2af large subunit A-like isoform X1, which codes for MTDYEERYEGNGEEEELHNSHHQPHPDSSPLPTHDDLTDSKSRHGSRDYDRDSSRSRDKEREKGRDRERKREKGRDREREKSRDRDSERSRDKDRDRDKSKDRERDRDRDGEKERDRDRDRHHRDRHRDRGERRERTRDRDDDDYHRSRDFDRRRDYDREDKHRRRSRSRSQSRSGGRSEHRSRSRSRSRSKSKRTSGFDMAPPASAMLTGASAVAGQITGANPTIPGMFPNMFPLATSQMQQFSALPVMPVQAMTQQATRHARRVYVGGLPPTANEQSVATFFSQVMAKIGGNTAGPGDAVVNVYINHDKKFAFVEMRSVEEASNAMALDGIIFEGAPVKVRRPTDYNPSLAATLGPSQPNPNLNLGAVGLTPGSAGGLDGPDRVFVGGLPYYFTETQIRELLETFGPLRGFDLVKDRETGNSKGYAFCVYQDLAVTDIACAALNGIKMGDKTLTVRRANQGANPQQPKPEQESILMHAQQQIALQKLMLQPALVATKVVCLTHAVSSDELKDDEDYEEILDDMRQECSKFGTLVNVVIPRPPSDGEPAAGVGKVFLEYVDIDGATKARAGLNGRKFDGNQVVAVFYPENKFAQGDYEG